A single region of the Arthrobacter sp. PAMC25564 genome encodes:
- the mtrB gene encoding MtrAB system histidine kinase MtrB: protein MRRGWIVGVRVARLVRTGAVRLLPGIRYLGRAIHRRWRRSLQFRTVLTTLMLAIGSFAVVGAYLSNQIANNLFQERLAQAESETRYNVKQVQETFDGAQVTDQSSVITLVYDTLNAVEGRGSVIQRRYVFEAMPEQTKPRNRWVESRASDQLTISVIPPDLRKAVQDSGKDQFWASTQFPVGTEDRPGIAVGNKVTFNGTVYELYLIYDLNTAQKTLNEIQNVLLAGAAVLALMIGAVAWYVTRNVVSPVSHAALVSEKLAAGQLQERMVVKGEDEVARLGASFNHMAASLQEQITQLATLSQMQQRFVSDVSHELRTPLTTVRMAAEVLYDAREDFDPINKRSAELLYHQVERFQSLLADLLEISRFDAGAAILDAEPTDIVQLISHVMEGVGPVAAEYGSEITFNAPAGSVIVEMDDRRIDRILRNLVLNALEHGEGRPVNISVAANDTAVAVAVRDHGIGMTHAEAARVFDRFWRADPARARTTGGSGLGLSIAAEDTKLHNGWLQAWGKKGRGSNFRLTLPLHQGAVITKSPLQLEPADVGLPGAGRDRTMLLLDQSPAPAAVSNSAAAAGTEAAGTETRGSGKKDGS from the coding sequence ATGCGGCGCGGGTGGATTGTTGGCGTGCGCGTGGCCCGGCTGGTGCGTACGGGCGCCGTCCGGTTGCTGCCGGGCATCCGGTACCTCGGGCGCGCCATCCACCGGCGGTGGCGGCGGTCCCTGCAGTTCCGGACTGTTCTGACCACCCTCATGCTCGCCATCGGTTCCTTCGCCGTGGTGGGCGCCTATCTGTCCAACCAGATCGCCAATAACCTCTTCCAGGAGCGGCTCGCCCAGGCCGAATCTGAGACCCGTTACAACGTCAAACAGGTCCAGGAGACGTTCGACGGCGCCCAGGTCACCGACCAGTCCAGCGTCATCACCCTGGTCTATGACACCCTGAATGCCGTCGAAGGCCGCGGCTCCGTGATCCAGCGGCGCTACGTCTTCGAGGCGATGCCGGAACAGACCAAGCCCCGCAACCGGTGGGTCGAATCGCGGGCCTCGGACCAGCTGACCATCAGCGTGATTCCGCCGGACCTGCGCAAGGCCGTGCAGGATTCGGGAAAGGACCAGTTCTGGGCCTCCACCCAGTTCCCGGTGGGAACCGAGGACCGGCCCGGGATCGCCGTCGGCAACAAGGTCACCTTCAACGGCACGGTCTACGAGCTCTACCTGATCTATGACCTCAACACGGCGCAGAAGACACTCAACGAGATCCAAAACGTTCTCCTCGCTGGCGCCGCGGTGCTGGCGCTGATGATCGGCGCCGTGGCCTGGTACGTTACCCGCAACGTCGTGAGCCCGGTCAGCCATGCCGCACTGGTCTCGGAAAAGCTTGCCGCCGGCCAACTGCAGGAGCGCATGGTGGTCAAGGGCGAAGACGAGGTGGCCAGGCTCGGCGCCTCGTTCAACCACATGGCCGCGAGCCTCCAGGAGCAGATCACGCAGCTTGCCACCCTCTCGCAGATGCAACAGCGCTTCGTCTCCGACGTCTCCCATGAGCTCCGCACACCGCTCACAACGGTGCGGATGGCGGCGGAAGTGCTCTACGACGCCCGGGAGGATTTCGACCCCATCAACAAGCGCTCCGCGGAACTGCTGTACCACCAGGTGGAGCGGTTCCAGTCGCTGCTGGCCGACCTGCTGGAAATTTCCCGCTTCGACGCGGGCGCCGCCATCCTCGACGCCGAGCCCACGGACATCGTCCAGCTCATCTCCCATGTGATGGAGGGCGTCGGTCCCGTCGCGGCGGAGTACGGCTCGGAAATCACCTTCAACGCCCCCGCAGGCAGCGTCATCGTGGAGATGGACGATCGGCGGATCGACCGCATCCTGCGCAACCTGGTCCTGAATGCCCTGGAACACGGCGAAGGCCGCCCGGTGAACATTTCCGTGGCCGCCAATGACACTGCCGTGGCGGTCGCCGTCCGGGACCACGGCATCGGCATGACCCACGCGGAGGCGGCCCGCGTCTTCGACCGCTTCTGGCGCGCCGACCCCGCCCGGGCGCGGACGACGGGCGGCAGCGGCCTCGGACTGTCCATCGCCGCGGAGGACACCAAACTCCACAACGGTTGGCTGCAGGCCTGGGGCAAGAAGGGAAGAGGTTCCAACTTCCGGCTGACCCTTCCATTGCACCAGGGCGCGGTCATCACCAAGTCACCGCTCCAGCTGGAGCCGGCCGACGTCGGACTCCCCGGTGCCGGACGCGATCGGACCATGCTGCTGCTGGACCAGTCACCCGCCCCGGCTGCCGTGAGCAACTCGGCTGCAGCCGCCGGAACAGAGGCCGCCGGAACAGAAACTCGCGGAAGCGGAAAGAAGGACGGGTCATGA
- a CDS encoding LpqB family beta-propeller domain-containing protein: protein MSSASSKLTRAAAAVLALVLILLAACAQIPRSGPVGKSTDESAGNPNAPVFFPAAPREGAGPESVIEDFYSAGSGYEDDYAVARQYLTQASSVTWKPDQRTLVFRSARVVPTGVENAFNYELDLAYSVDADGVATQLPEGTKEDVPATLTQVDGQWRIAAIPDGTAIPEETFKVIYGAYPIYFYDPSFTYAVPDVRWFIKKKTVKAMTSALLGGPAPYLKGAVVSAFPSGIKLARESVPVVSGAAQVDLTAKDLVEASNEDRLRMQTQLALTFRSQPDVINVELRANQDLVRVEDNGSVLPPVRNKTVPAHQIAVSNNDLVRYENNRLSPLPDIASVAALTPRAPAESPVSQSAAFLNAARNTLYSVVPGQPARALSTRATLSRPSFDRYDWVWAAGPGANGASEVLADRPVGVAQGSAVPAVTLTPGWLAGRSVKEFRISREGARALVISELNGKTLVQVTGIIRTADGTPRDLTAPTTLLTVRDPDQGVWVDDTTVAVMKGSASENVTPELLSLAAAQPQLLAPWPGLTALTAGNGTEEIFGQSAEGIFQRLGNGWSPQLKGALDPSFPG from the coding sequence ATGAGCAGCGCCTCAAGTAAGCTCACGCGCGCCGCCGCGGCTGTGCTCGCACTGGTCCTGATCCTCCTGGCCGCGTGCGCGCAGATCCCCCGATCGGGCCCTGTCGGCAAGAGCACGGACGAGAGCGCCGGCAACCCCAATGCCCCGGTTTTCTTCCCGGCCGCCCCGCGTGAAGGGGCCGGACCGGAGTCGGTGATCGAAGACTTCTACAGCGCCGGCAGCGGCTACGAGGACGATTACGCCGTGGCACGGCAGTACCTCACACAGGCATCGTCCGTCACCTGGAAGCCGGACCAGCGCACGCTGGTGTTCCGGTCTGCCAGGGTGGTGCCCACCGGCGTCGAGAACGCATTCAACTATGAACTCGACCTGGCCTACTCCGTCGATGCGGACGGGGTTGCCACCCAACTGCCCGAGGGTACGAAGGAAGACGTCCCGGCCACGCTGACGCAGGTGGACGGCCAGTGGAGGATCGCCGCGATCCCGGACGGCACGGCCATCCCGGAGGAGACCTTCAAGGTCATCTACGGCGCCTATCCGATTTACTTCTATGACCCCAGCTTCACCTACGCCGTTCCGGATGTCCGGTGGTTCATCAAGAAGAAGACCGTCAAGGCCATGACGAGCGCCCTCCTCGGCGGCCCCGCCCCCTACCTCAAGGGCGCCGTCGTCAGTGCCTTCCCCTCCGGCATCAAACTGGCCCGCGAATCGGTGCCGGTGGTTTCCGGGGCCGCCCAGGTGGACCTCACTGCCAAGGACCTTGTCGAGGCCTCCAACGAGGACAGGCTGAGGATGCAGACCCAGCTGGCCCTGACGTTCCGCAGCCAGCCCGATGTCATCAACGTCGAGCTCCGGGCCAACCAGGACCTGGTGCGCGTCGAAGACAACGGCTCGGTCCTGCCTCCGGTCCGGAACAAGACCGTCCCGGCGCACCAGATCGCCGTGAGCAACAATGACCTGGTCCGGTACGAGAACAACCGGCTCTCGCCACTGCCCGACATCGCGTCCGTCGCCGCGCTCACGCCCCGTGCCCCGGCAGAATCGCCGGTCTCACAATCCGCGGCTTTCCTCAATGCCGCCCGCAACACCCTGTACTCGGTCGTGCCCGGCCAGCCTGCCAGGGCACTCTCGACGCGGGCCACCCTGTCCCGTCCCTCCTTCGACCGGTATGACTGGGTCTGGGCGGCCGGGCCGGGGGCCAACGGGGCCAGCGAGGTCCTTGCCGACCGGCCCGTCGGCGTGGCCCAGGGTTCCGCCGTGCCCGCCGTGACCCTGACCCCGGGCTGGCTCGCCGGACGGAGCGTCAAGGAGTTCAGGATCTCCCGTGAGGGTGCGCGGGCCCTCGTGATTTCGGAACTGAACGGCAAGACCCTGGTCCAGGTCACCGGGATCATCCGGACGGCCGACGGCACCCCGCGGGACCTCACCGCGCCGACGACCCTCCTGACGGTGCGGGACCCGGACCAGGGCGTGTGGGTCGACGACACCACGGTTGCCGTCATGAAGGGCTCCGCGAGCGAAAACGTGACCCCCGAGCTGCTGTCCCTCGCCGCTGCGCAGCCTCAGCTGCTGGCACCGTGGCCGGGGCTCACCGCCCTCACCGCGGGCAACGGCACGGAAGAAATCTTCGGTCAGTCCGCGGAAGGGATCTTCCAGCGGCTGGGCAACGGCTGGTCGCCCCAGCTCAAAGGCGCCCTGGACCCGTCCTTCCCCGGCTGA
- a CDS encoding phosphoribosyltransferase family protein — translation MTRSRPCPKERASKDGDDGGSRRRLPPARAVDPDLAPAAPTAARHRGGYTRPLPRLADRTAAAGTELMALAAPVECVCCGAEDAALCGACGRQVRLLTLNPFRAEGQAPSLMDMDGTVILPVVAAGAYRAELAQAVLAFKNHGQGRLGDVLARGLARALSAAVGDGQGLCLVPVPTSNGAFRRRGFSPVHLLLTRLSRRDLAGLTIIDALRTAGHATRAPEPAGAALSGRLLALMPGSRAAPGGPGTPRGGQKGLGRGDRAKRVRGSMRARGGLRAPDIRGRPCIIVDDVLTTGATLAEAARALREAGGQVRGAVVLAATRPPVVSASGPPDRMAAGKARVKQKNKPEKDE, via the coding sequence ATGACCCGATCGCGGCCCTGCCCCAAGGAACGCGCCAGCAAGGACGGCGACGACGGAGGATCCCGCCGGCGTCTGCCTCCGGCCAGGGCCGTGGACCCGGACCTGGCCCCGGCGGCGCCGACGGCGGCCAGGCACCGGGGCGGCTACACCCGTCCGCTGCCCAGACTGGCGGACCGGACCGCTGCGGCCGGGACGGAGCTGATGGCGCTGGCGGCCCCGGTGGAGTGCGTCTGCTGCGGCGCCGAGGACGCGGCCCTTTGCGGCGCGTGCGGGCGGCAGGTCCGCCTGCTGACGCTGAACCCCTTCCGGGCCGAGGGCCAGGCGCCGTCCCTGATGGACATGGACGGCACCGTGATCCTTCCGGTGGTGGCTGCCGGTGCCTACCGCGCGGAGCTGGCGCAGGCCGTGCTGGCCTTCAAGAACCACGGCCAGGGCCGGCTCGGGGACGTGCTGGCGAGGGGCCTGGCGCGCGCCCTCAGCGCCGCGGTGGGGGACGGGCAGGGTCTCTGCCTGGTTCCCGTGCCCACCAGCAACGGAGCCTTCCGGCGGAGGGGATTCAGCCCGGTCCATCTCCTGCTCACGAGGCTCAGCCGCCGGGATCTTGCCGGCCTTACCATCATCGATGCACTGCGGACAGCCGGTCACGCCACCCGGGCCCCGGAGCCTGCGGGAGCAGCACTCAGCGGCCGTCTGCTGGCCCTGATGCCAGGTTCCCGGGCGGCGCCCGGGGGACCGGGAACTCCGCGCGGCGGCCAGAAGGGGCTGGGCAGGGGGGACCGGGCGAAGCGCGTGCGGGGATCGATGCGGGCCAGGGGCGGACTCCGTGCCCCGGACATCAGGGGACGTCCGTGCATCATCGTCGACGACGTGCTGACCACCGGGGCGACGCTGGCCGAGGCCGCCCGTGCGCTGCGCGAAGCAGGCGGGCAGGTCCGGGGCGCCGTCGTCCTCGCCGCGACACGCCCGCCGGTCGTCTCCGCTTCCGGTCCCCCTGACCGCATGGCGGCGGGGAAGGCACGCGTCAAGCAAAAAAATAAACCGGAAAAGGATGAATAA
- the raiA gene encoding ribosome-associated translation inhibitor RaiA: protein MEFMISGRNLTVSDRFREYADDKISKIASLGDKVQRVDAKVSKETKARQADEMLTVELTVLGRGPVIRAEASAADKFAAFDLAYNKLLERLRRAKDRSKVHHGRHTPKSVTEATATLEPASPTEPLYVEVGRAEEPQAPAAEKSPYDVENDIPAGDSPVLIRRKVFPAASLSLDDAVDNMELVGHDFYLFVDKDTKAPSVVYRREGWTYGVISLDQTCEPGQAPLEEKILAYRSEDAPATT from the coding sequence ATGGAGTTCATGATCAGCGGACGTAATTTGACGGTCTCAGACCGCTTCCGCGAGTACGCCGACGACAAGATCTCGAAGATCGCCTCGCTGGGGGACAAGGTCCAGCGGGTGGACGCGAAGGTCTCCAAGGAGACCAAGGCCCGGCAGGCCGACGAGATGCTCACGGTTGAACTCACTGTCTTGGGTCGCGGCCCCGTAATCCGGGCCGAAGCCAGCGCCGCCGACAAGTTCGCCGCCTTCGATCTCGCCTACAACAAACTTCTTGAACGCCTGCGCAGGGCCAAGGACCGCAGCAAGGTCCATCACGGCCGGCACACCCCCAAGTCCGTCACCGAGGCGACGGCAACCCTCGAGCCGGCAAGCCCCACCGAGCCCCTGTACGTCGAGGTGGGCCGCGCGGAGGAACCCCAGGCGCCGGCGGCAGAGAAATCCCCCTATGACGTCGAGAACGACATCCCGGCCGGAGACTCGCCGGTATTGATCCGCCGCAAGGTTTTTCCGGCCGCGTCCCTGTCGCTGGACGACGCCGTCGACAACATGGAGCTGGTCGGTCACGACTTCTACCTTTTCGTGGACAAGGACACCAAAGCACCCTCCGTGGTCTACCGCCGCGAGGGCTGGACCTACGGGGTAATCTCCCTGGACCAGACATGCGAACCGGGGCAGGCTCCGCTGGAAGAGAAGATCCTCGCCTACCGTTCCGAGGACGCACCTGCCACCACCTAG
- a CDS encoding crosslink repair DNA glycosylase YcaQ family protein: MHASLSLNQARRIALAAQGLDKVRPAGPVSARAVGRTFARLHLVQIDSVNVLSRSHYLPFFSRLGNYDRSILHRMAATHPRRMMEYWAHEASFIRPDHFQDLVLWQNRKWVGASAMDPALRDAVTAGVLDALAAGRPMTAAELTAALGHVENRQRASWGWNWNAVKRVLEHLFEEGLVSADSRTGSFERRYTLTARVLPGRLLPGTALALDGVEPDPAAAMDRLIDAAAQAHGIGTVRCFADYFRTPLRAAAVSVERLVAAGRLQPVTVPGWNKPLYRHIGAKLPRTATGRALLSPFDSLVFERRRLEDLFGFHYRIEIYTPEPKRRFGYYVLPFLLRDGIVARVDLKADRAGGRLLARAAHAEPGAPADTAVELAAELQLMAEWLELDGVVVCPAGDLAEALAEAVSGAKAAYPL, translated from the coding sequence ATGCACGCATCGCTGAGCCTCAACCAGGCACGGCGGATCGCATTGGCAGCCCAGGGATTGGACAAGGTACGGCCCGCCGGACCCGTGAGCGCACGGGCGGTGGGCCGTACGTTTGCCCGGCTGCATCTGGTCCAGATCGACTCCGTCAATGTGCTTTCCAGGAGCCACTACCTGCCGTTCTTCTCCCGGCTGGGAAACTACGACCGCAGCATCCTGCACCGGATGGCAGCGACCCATCCGCGCCGGATGATGGAGTACTGGGCGCACGAGGCCAGCTTCATCCGGCCGGACCATTTCCAGGACCTCGTGCTGTGGCAGAACCGGAAATGGGTCGGCGCTTCCGCGATGGACCCCGCGCTGCGGGACGCCGTCACCGCCGGGGTGCTGGACGCCCTCGCAGCCGGCAGGCCGATGACGGCCGCGGAACTGACGGCCGCGCTGGGACATGTGGAGAACCGGCAGCGGGCCAGCTGGGGCTGGAACTGGAACGCCGTCAAGCGGGTCCTGGAACACCTCTTCGAGGAAGGGCTCGTCTCCGCGGACTCCCGGACCGGATCCTTCGAACGCCGCTACACCCTGACCGCCAGGGTCCTGCCCGGAAGGCTGCTCCCCGGCACGGCCCTGGCGCTGGACGGCGTGGAGCCGGATCCGGCTGCGGCCATGGACCGGCTGATTGACGCCGCCGCGCAGGCCCACGGGATCGGGACCGTGCGCTGCTTCGCGGACTACTTCCGAACACCGCTGCGGGCAGCCGCCGTATCTGTGGAACGACTCGTCGCGGCCGGCAGGCTCCAGCCGGTCACAGTTCCAGGCTGGAACAAGCCGCTGTACCGGCACATCGGGGCGAAGCTCCCGCGCACGGCCACCGGGCGGGCACTGCTGAGCCCCTTCGACTCCCTGGTCTTTGAACGCCGGCGGCTCGAGGACCTGTTCGGGTTCCACTACCGGATCGAGATCTACACCCCGGAACCGAAGCGCCGCTTCGGATACTACGTGCTGCCGTTCCTGCTGCGGGACGGGATCGTTGCCAGGGTGGACCTCAAGGCCGACCGTGCCGGCGGACGCCTGCTGGCCAGGGCCGCCCATGCCGAGCCCGGCGCGCCGGCCGACACCGCCGTCGAACTCGCCGCGGAACTGCAGCTCATGGCAGAGTGGCTGGAACTGGACGGGGTTGTTGTCTGCCCGGCGGGGGACCTGGCGGAGGCGCTCGCGGAGGCCGTCTCCGGGGCTAAGGCGGCGTATCCGCTCTGA
- the secA gene encoding preprotein translocase subunit SecA, with amino-acid sequence MASLIEKLLRTGDKKTLRQLRNYADSINALEASFKTFTDAELREETDRLRERHVDGEKLDDLLPEAFAAVREASSRTLGLRHFDVQLMGGAALHLGNIAEMKTGEGKTLVATAPAYLNALAGKGVHVITVNDYLAEYQSDLMGRVYRFLGLSSGCILSNQDPTFRREQYAADITYGTNNEFGFDYLRDNMAWDKSELVQRGHHFAIVDEVDSILIDEARTPLIISGPAQGDTNRWYSEFAKVVMRLNPDTDYEVDEKKRTVGVLEAGIEKIEDYLGIHNLYESANTPLIGFLNNAIKAKELFKRDKDYVILDGEVLIVDEHTGRILAGRRYNEGMHQAIEAKEGVEIKAENQTLATVTLQNYFRMYKKLAGMTGTAETEAAEFMSTYKLGVVAIPTNKDMQRIDQSDLVYKNEAVKFEAVVKDIAERHEKGQPVLVGTTSVEKSEYLSRLLAKEGVRHEVLNAKNHAREAAIVAQAGRKGAVTVATNMAGRGTDIMLGGNAEFTAVAELAKRGLDPEENSVEYEAAWPAAFEAAKQSVKEEHEEVLNLGGLYVLGTERHESRRIDNQLRGRSGRQGDPGESRFYLSLTDDLMRLFNSGAAERLMNSSVPDDVALESKLVSRAIASAQGQVEGRNAEQRKNVLKYDDVLNRQREAIYGDRRRILEGDDLHEKVQFFLEDTINAFIDEATAEGTGDDWDFNLLWSNLKTLYPVSFTPRDVIDEAGGKSRITVEFLKEEILSDARLVYQAREETIGSESMRELERRVVLSVIGRKWQEHLYEMDYLKEGIGLRAMAQRDPLVEYQREGFIMFQAMMEAIREESVGFLFNLEVEVTPAEDVVVADAAGQHTEHHEPQIHASGLEAPDKPAQLQYSAPGEDGSAETRIEAKASGRSGNPAKAAAQESPRRSARKKRR; translated from the coding sequence GTGGCATCACTTATCGAAAAACTTCTCCGCACGGGGGATAAAAAAACCCTAAGGCAACTGCGGAACTATGCCGATTCCATTAATGCCCTCGAAGCCTCCTTTAAGACCTTCACCGATGCCGAGCTGCGCGAAGAGACCGACCGTCTCCGCGAGCGGCACGTGGACGGGGAGAAGCTGGACGATCTCCTGCCCGAGGCGTTCGCCGCCGTCCGCGAAGCCTCCTCCCGCACCCTCGGCCTGCGCCACTTCGACGTCCAGCTGATGGGTGGCGCCGCGCTGCACCTGGGAAATATTGCCGAGATGAAGACCGGTGAAGGAAAGACCCTCGTGGCCACTGCTCCGGCCTACCTCAATGCCCTCGCCGGCAAAGGCGTGCACGTCATTACCGTCAATGACTACCTCGCCGAATACCAGTCCGACCTGATGGGCCGCGTCTACCGCTTCCTGGGGTTGAGCAGCGGTTGCATCCTGTCCAACCAGGATCCCACCTTCCGCCGCGAACAGTACGCCGCGGACATCACCTACGGGACCAACAACGAATTCGGCTTCGACTACCTGCGCGACAACATGGCGTGGGACAAGTCAGAGCTCGTCCAGCGCGGCCACCACTTCGCCATCGTTGATGAGGTGGACTCAATCCTCATCGATGAGGCCCGTACCCCGCTCATCATTTCCGGACCCGCGCAGGGTGACACGAACCGCTGGTACAGCGAATTCGCCAAGGTGGTCATGCGCCTGAATCCGGATACCGACTACGAGGTCGACGAGAAGAAGCGCACCGTCGGCGTGCTCGAGGCCGGCATCGAAAAGATCGAGGACTACCTCGGCATCCACAACCTGTATGAGTCCGCCAACACCCCGCTGATCGGCTTCCTGAACAACGCCATCAAGGCCAAGGAACTGTTCAAGCGGGACAAGGACTACGTCATCCTGGACGGCGAAGTGCTGATCGTGGACGAGCACACGGGCCGCATCCTCGCCGGCCGGCGCTACAACGAGGGCATGCACCAGGCCATCGAGGCCAAAGAAGGTGTTGAGATCAAGGCCGAGAACCAGACCCTCGCCACCGTGACGCTGCAGAACTACTTCCGCATGTACAAAAAGCTTGCGGGCATGACCGGTACCGCCGAGACCGAAGCCGCCGAGTTCATGAGCACCTACAAGCTCGGCGTCGTCGCCATCCCCACCAACAAGGACATGCAGCGGATCGACCAGTCGGACCTCGTCTACAAGAACGAGGCGGTAAAGTTCGAGGCCGTGGTCAAGGACATTGCCGAACGGCATGAGAAGGGCCAGCCGGTCCTCGTCGGCACCACCAGCGTGGAGAAAAGCGAATACCTCTCCCGGCTGCTGGCCAAGGAGGGTGTTCGGCACGAGGTCCTGAACGCCAAGAACCACGCCCGTGAAGCCGCGATCGTGGCCCAGGCCGGCCGCAAGGGCGCGGTGACTGTCGCCACCAACATGGCGGGCCGCGGTACCGACATCATGCTCGGCGGAAACGCCGAATTCACCGCCGTCGCAGAACTCGCGAAGCGCGGTCTGGACCCGGAGGAAAACTCGGTCGAGTACGAGGCCGCGTGGCCCGCCGCCTTCGAGGCCGCGAAGCAGTCCGTCAAGGAGGAACACGAGGAAGTCCTCAACCTCGGCGGCCTCTACGTGCTCGGCACCGAACGCCATGAGTCGCGCCGCATCGACAACCAGCTCCGGGGACGTTCCGGGCGCCAGGGCGACCCGGGCGAGTCACGGTTCTACCTGTCCCTGACCGACGACCTGATGCGCCTGTTCAACTCCGGCGCCGCGGAGCGGCTGATGAACAGCTCGGTGCCGGACGACGTCGCCCTCGAATCCAAGCTCGTCTCCCGCGCCATCGCCTCGGCACAGGGGCAGGTCGAGGGCCGCAACGCCGAACAGCGCAAGAACGTGCTCAAGTACGACGACGTCCTGAACCGCCAGCGTGAAGCCATTTACGGGGACCGCCGCCGCATCCTCGAAGGCGACGACCTGCACGAGAAGGTCCAGTTCTTCCTGGAAGACACCATCAATGCCTTCATCGACGAAGCCACCGCGGAGGGCACCGGCGACGACTGGGACTTCAACCTGCTGTGGTCCAATCTCAAGACCCTTTATCCGGTGAGCTTCACGCCCCGCGACGTGATCGACGAGGCCGGCGGAAAGTCACGGATCACCGTGGAGTTCCTCAAGGAGGAGATCCTTTCCGATGCCCGCCTGGTCTACCAGGCCCGCGAAGAAACCATCGGATCCGAGAGCATGCGCGAACTCGAGCGCCGGGTCGTCCTGTCGGTGATCGGACGTAAATGGCAGGAACACCTCTATGAGATGGACTACCTCAAGGAGGGCATCGGCCTGCGCGCCATGGCCCAGCGGGATCCGCTGGTGGAGTACCAGCGCGAGGGCTTCATCATGTTCCAGGCCATGATGGAAGCCATCCGCGAGGAAAGCGTCGGCTTCCTGTTCAACCTGGAGGTCGAGGTGACCCCGGCGGAGGACGTGGTCGTGGCGGATGCTGCGGGCCAGCACACCGAACACCATGAGCCGCAGATCCACGCCTCCGGGCTCGAAGCCCCCGACAAGCCCGCCCAGCTGCAGTACAGCGCCCCCGGTGAGGACGGCTCCGCCGAGACCCGCATCGAGGCCAAGGCCTCGGGACGCTCCGGAAATCCGGCCAAGGCGGCAGCGCAGGAATCCCCGCGCCGAAGTGCCAGGAAGAAGCGGCGCTGA
- a CDS encoding Rv3235 family protein: MSAMTGIPAAAAVPVSPASESAVPAARLRVVDESREICAISRSTVQAAIEVLAGTRPVQQLARRLDERCLAALQHRAALTRRMASGSSPTAGRLHRNPCVRSVRACQVSPDVYEASAVVVDELRVRAVALRLERSRLAWRITVLEIG; encoded by the coding sequence ATGAGCGCAATGACCGGGATCCCCGCAGCCGCGGCCGTCCCCGTTTCACCAGCCTCCGAATCAGCAGTCCCGGCCGCCCGCCTGCGCGTGGTTGATGAGAGCCGCGAGATCTGCGCCATCTCCCGCAGCACCGTCCAGGCCGCGATAGAAGTCCTGGCCGGCACCCGGCCGGTGCAGCAGCTGGCCCGACGGCTGGACGAGCGGTGCCTTGCGGCCCTGCAGCACCGGGCCGCATTGACGCGCAGGATGGCCTCCGGAAGCTCGCCAACGGCGGGACGGCTGCACCGGAATCCCTGCGTCCGCTCGGTCCGGGCCTGCCAGGTCTCGCCGGACGTGTACGAGGCAAGCGCCGTCGTGGTCGACGAACTGCGGGTCCGGGCGGTCGCCCTGCGGCTTGAGCGCAGCAGGCTGGCCTGGCGCATCACCGTACTGGAGATCGGCTAA
- a CDS encoding LysM peptidoglycan-binding domain-containing protein, with protein MVPTESLKGGPARLLRADAAMAAVILLLGFFLAGTGNSLVQRWRSSSARQQSVTFEDQLGILANTAGLIVITWWVMSLLIAFAAALLERGGRTRAAEAAGKFSPGFMRRLALAAVGFQLITAQLASAATPPAVPGTGPSPRTAVSAAWTPTSGASFAEGPDPAATVPATSAPEPPSRTTVPVADPQWKPLRPLVEPGPLASPQLRPQEPAAALRDITVRAGDSLWSLAAAELGPFASDVDIAVEWPRLYQANRPAIGENPDVLLPGQVLRLPPGT; from the coding sequence ATGGTCCCTACTGAATCCCTGAAAGGCGGGCCTGCGCGCCTCCTGCGCGCGGATGCGGCCATGGCTGCCGTGATCCTGCTGCTGGGTTTCTTCCTTGCAGGCACGGGAAACAGCCTCGTTCAGCGCTGGCGGTCCTCGTCCGCACGGCAGCAGTCCGTGACATTCGAAGACCAGCTCGGAATCCTGGCCAACACAGCCGGCCTGATCGTCATCACGTGGTGGGTGATGTCCCTGCTGATCGCCTTCGCTGCGGCCCTGTTGGAGCGCGGGGGACGGACCCGGGCCGCCGAAGCCGCCGGTAAGTTCAGCCCCGGCTTCATGCGGCGCCTCGCCCTGGCCGCCGTCGGATTCCAGCTCATCACCGCCCAGCTTGCCAGCGCAGCAACCCCGCCCGCGGTGCCCGGCACCGGCCCGTCCCCCCGGACCGCCGTTTCCGCGGCCTGGACACCGACGTCGGGCGCGTCCTTCGCGGAAGGACCGGATCCTGCGGCCACCGTCCCGGCAACCTCGGCACCGGAGCCCCCGTCCCGCACCACCGTGCCGGTGGCGGACCCGCAATGGAAACCGCTGCGCCCGCTCGTGGAGCCCGGCCCGCTCGCTTCCCCCCAACTGCGGCCGCAGGAGCCCGCAGCGGCCCTCCGGGATATCACCGTCCGTGCGGGGGATTCGCTCTGGAGCCTTGCAGCCGCGGAACTGGGACCGTTCGCCTCCGACGTCGACATCGCCGTCGAGTGGCCCCGGCTGTACCAGGCCAACCGGCCGGCCATCGGCGAAAACCCCGATGTGCTCCTGCCTGGCCAGGTCCTGCGGCTCCCGCCCGGCACCTGA